The following DNA comes from Clostridia bacterium.
TCTCTGAGCTTTTTCCGGTTATCTCAAAAAGCACCTGTCCGGAGCTGCTTGTTGCACCTTTTTCAGTTGAGATGGTTTTGACGAAACCATCTATAGGCGATCTGATGATTCCATCTTTGGGGAGCTTGCTTTGTAGATTGGCAAACTCAAGATTCTTCAGCTGTAATTCCGCCTCCTTCTCATTTATATATCTTTGGTATTCATTTGAATTTCTTATTATTTCATCCTTTTTATTTTCAAGCTCTTTTTGTACAGTCTCATACTCAAGCTTTGCCTTCTCAAGTTTTTCCTCAGCCTCGCCAACACTTTTTCTTGATTCTGCACCACTTTCATAAAGAGTTGTAGCGGTTTCCAGCTCTCTTTCTGCTTTTGCTGCATCTTTCCCGGCCTGTGTTATTTTTCTCTCATATGTTTCTAAATCTACGCTTTGAAAATTCTCCCTGTATTTTTGCAGCTCATTTTCCAGCTTGATAATATCAAGCTCCTTTCTCTTAACATCCAGCTTGACATCACCTACCTCAACTCTTGCCAATTCCTCACCTTTTTTTACTGTACTTCCTTCTTTAATCCTTACGTTTGTTACTCGCCAGTCCCCATAAGCAAATATTTTTTCGGTGCTTTCCACCCTGACCTCCCCTTTAGCCCTGATCTCAGTTTGCAGAATACCGCTTCTGGGGCTGCCGCATTCTACCTCAGGCAGGAGGAAATTATTTATTGTCTTGGAAAAGAATGTGAGGATAATCACTATTATAATGAATATTGCTGAAAAGCCTCTTATTAGTCTCTTCCTCGGTTTCATACCTGTTGTGATGTTAGCGTTTTCCATCTTATTAACCTCCGGCACATATAAGTAAACATGTATTCAGTTCAGTGTTTTGTTGTAAATAATCCTATTTGATTCCGGAAAGCTGGATACCCTCTATAAGAAAATCTTCACCATACAGAAAAACCAGCAGTGCAGGAATCATATATAATAGCCCGCATGCAAAAGCAATGCCGATATCTTCACTATTGATCCTGGACAAAAAAACAGATAGTGGATGCATATTTACATTCTTCAGGAATATCAGTGGCTGTTCTACCATATTCCAATTGTCAATAAATACAAGAATTGCAAGAGAAGCCAAAGCTCCTTTGCACTGAGGGAGCATCACTCCGGTAAAAGTCCGGAAATACCCTGCTCCGTCGATTTTAGCCGCTTCACAATAATGATTAGGTATATACATCATAAATTGCCTTAATAAAAATACACCGAATGTAGAAAACACCCCGGGCATTATCACTGCCGCATAAGTCCCAAGCATATCCAACTGTTTAAGCATAATGTAGTTCGGAACCAGTGTAACCTGGAAGGGCATCATCATCACAATTATATAGAGAAAAAATATTTTATCCCTGAACGGAAAGCTCAATTTGCTGAAAGCGTACGCAGCCATGGATGAAACTATAATCTGTCCGATTATTATAGGAATGGTAATGATTACAGAATTCCAGAACATTATAAGAAACTTTGGCTTTCTGAGCAGTACGTTGTAGTACTGCATAAAACTTACACTCTCAGGAATAAGCTTAAAACTGACAGTATCCTGCCTTTTATTCTGTATATCACCATTATCAGCTACAGTATTATATGTTTCGGCTACTTCCTTACTGTCCATAAATGAGTTGGTAAGCATATATGCTACCGGAAATAGCAGCACTACTGATACTGAAAACAGAATCACGTACCTGCATATATTTCCGATCCCGCCCCGCATTCCAAGTGTTTTGATGCTCATCCGATATTCCTCCCGAATCTTGACTCCATTTTAAAGAGAAAAGATACTAAAAAGGCTATTACAACAGTCAGAATGAATGCAGCAGTAGTAAGTTTCTGATATGACAAATTGAAGAAGTTATTGTTCATAAAATGCTGGAGCAGATAAATGTGCATATCGGGATAGCTGCCCGCCAAAAGGTATGCTTCACGGAAAACCTTAAAAGAGTTTATGATTGATATTATGAATACAAAAAATGCTGTAGGGGCCAAAAACGGAATCGTTATGCTTGTCATGCACCTGAACCTGCCTGCACCATCCATGCGTGCTGCTTCGTAATATTCCGCAGGTATATTGGCAAGACCTGCAAGAAATAAAACAACATTATATCCGCAGTTTTTCCATATGTATAACATAACAAGCACAACCACCGACCACCGGGTTCTCATCCAATCAACAGGCCCTATTCCGAAGAAAGCTGCAATTCCGCTTAAAGCTCCATTCTCATCAAACATGATCTGCCATACTAATATTACAGATGCAACAGGTAAAACCAGCGGAAGTATAAAAAAACTTCTGAAATATGATACCCCTTTTATCTTTCCATTAAGGAGGAGCGCAAAGAAGAATGATAACAGAATAATCAAGGGAACACTGATTGCGTTGAATATCAAAGTATTCTTTGATGCCAGGAGAAAAGAGCCGCTGTTAAGCAGCTCTTTAAAATTGTCCAGACCGGCAAACTCAGATCCTCCTATTCCTCTTGTGAAGCAATAATACAAGCTTATGACAAAAGGTATCATAAAGAACAGGCTGAAACCTAAAAGGCTTGGTACGGCAAAGAGATATCCTGCTGCTGCTTCCCTTGTCTTCAGTCTGATCACGCCTCTATCCTCTGAAAGTATATTCTTTTTCATATCTTCCTCACTATTCATTCAAAAATAGCATAACCTTGTCATCCATTTCCCTGGCAGCCTGCTCTGCAGTCTTTTTTACCGCAAGGTAGTCATTAAGTGTCTCGTTTACTATTTTACCGATCTGACTGTCATGAGCCATTCTTATTTCAGCTCTTTCAACCAAGCTGCTTATACGGTCTGTAAGATTTTTTGTCAGCGGTATTGACTTGAATGAACCTGAACCATAGTTGTACTCCATTCCTTTTGCCTTATCACTTGAATAATATTCTGCATCCTCAATATAGGCTTTCAGGTTTACTGGATATCCAATAGTAATATTGGGATTTCCATGGCTATCGAGAGTTTTCTGAAGATCTTTTGACAATAACAGTTTCACGAATTCAAATGCTGACTTTTTGTCTTTACATTTTGAGTTTATAGCTACAAGATCCGATATTTCGGGTGTTACACTCTTTACACCGGTACATGTAGGCATCGCCAACAGTTCCATATCTTCTCCGAGCACCGATTTGTACAGAGAATTGGAGGACATTAACCTCTCAGGTGAACCAAGCCCGCGCTCGGTTATCATGACTGCTGCATTATTGCCTAACAAACCGGCAGGAGTGCTGTATTTCTGATAATCCTCATCTGTTCCGATAGCTTTTTCAATATCTTTATAAACCTTTAGTAAGCCTATAAATTCCTTGCTTGAGAAATAAGACTTTTTATTTTTATAATCTACCAATTCAATTTCACAGTTCTTAAGGATATTTTTGAAGCTAAAATTAGAATCAAAAAACTTCTTTGTGGGGTTTTTTTTCAAAAACTGCCTTACATATTCCCCCAGAGTGTTCCAGGTCCAGTTCCCCTCTTCAATTTTTATGTTGTTTTTTTCAAGTATTTTCTTCGAAGTAGCAAACATATCAATATCATATCTTAAGGGAATAAAATATCTTTTACCTTCAATATTACCTGCATTAAGTACCTTTTCGTTGTAATCCGATAAGTTAAAACCCTTATCCCCTTTAATCAATTCATTCATATCACAGAATGCTCCACTGGAGAGGGTTTTACGTAATGAATTGAAAAAGTCGGGTTTGAAAATAACTACATCAGGCCCCTCTCCAGCCATAACTTCCGTCGCCAGCGTATTTCTGTATTCTTCATACTGGCTAAATGAAAATGATTTTGCATCTATATAAACATCAGGATACTTTTCATTAAATTCCCTTACGGTATTGGTAACAAACATCTGGAAGTCAACATAATAAAGTTTAAGGCTGGATGATGCTTTAGTGCCTTCAGCAGCTTTCACCTTATTCTTTGCCTCTTCATTAATTTCTGTCTTTAGTTCTGATTTTAAATAGCTGTTTATCCTTTCACGGATTCTATCAACTGCTTCACTTGCCTTAATATTCTCTTTTATAAACTTCTGAAGTTCTTCCCTGATTATATTGAAGGCTTCATTATCGATATACCTGCTTTCTTGCATACCGTCAACCAAAGCATCCAACTGTTCAATTAGCTTCTTTATTGTTACATCAGTCTTACAACCACCACCTCTGCCCGGGTTAAAACTCATATTATCCCCTGAAGGCCCGTCAATACATTCTTTTTTCAGTTTTTCATAAGCTTCCTTATTCACCGGTATACCAGAAGCAAAATCATTACCCTGGAATTCGTTGGATAGCATAAGTTTGATAAAATCAAAAGCCGCCTTTTTGTTCTTACACTTTTCATTTATTGCAGCAACAACACTGATATCCGCTGTGACATGCTTTTTACCGTCTAAAGAAGGGATAGGATACAAAACAGGGTCTACTTCGGATTTAAAACTGGAATAATTCTGCCATAAGTTTTTGGGGCCTGTAACCATGCCACCAGCCATTACAGCTTTATCATTCACTAAGATATCAGATATGCTTGAAATTGAGTATTCCTTTGCCATATGGTCAGCAGGGACAAATGCCGGATAAAGCCCTTTGTACTTTTCCATAAGCATAGCAAGCTCTGTAGTATCAACAGCAGCTTCTTTTTTTTCATAATCAATAATGGGGGTATCTAGTGACTGTAATAAAGGCTTGATGTCTATTTCATTTAGAAAATATTTTTCCTTATCTGAGTTTACTTTCATCAATTCGCGGGCTGAAGTAATTAATTCATCCAAAGATAGTTTACTAATATCAAGAGTTACGTTATTATTTTCCATTTGATCTTTTGTTGTAAATAGTGCACTAAGGTTATAAAACAGGGGAATCAAATATCTTTTGCCTTTATACTCACCATAACTAAGTACTTTTTCGTTGTACTCCGACATTTTGAATGATTTATCATTATCAATCAACCCCTTTAAATCGCAAAAAGCTCCTCTATCCATGTATTGAGATAGATTTGGTATCGAAAATGTATTGGCCACTATCACGTCCGGCCCTCCACCGGTTGCAATTTCGGATTTTAGAGTGTCTTCAAACTCTTTGACCTGATCATTGAAAAATACCTTTTCTTTAATCTGGACATCCTTGTGTTCACTATTGAACTTTTTTATTGCATTCTTTGTATTTGTATCATATTCTAAAACATAAATACTTATCTGGCTTGCTCCACTTCCGGTATCATCTGAAGAACAGGCCGTAATACCTGCCAGCATTACAAGCGCCAGGCATAAAGCTATCACTTTTTTAAAGCTCATTCTAAACTCCCTCCACATTTGTTTGTAATATTTAATGTTTTTCCTATACCCTTTTGCTCCGAAGCAGGGTATATAACTATAAGTGTATTAATGTGGAAAAAAGGTTTTGTAAAATAGAAATTTTTATCCCGAAAATAAATCAGCTAGCTAAAAAGGGAATATCCGGACACACTGTGATTTAGTGTCCGGATATTCCCTTTTAGCAACAACTTCGTTAATATTCAAGATATATTACAAATGCAACAAAAACAACCATAACCATACTGACAACGAAATCTATTCTTCCCAGTTTAAGCTGCTTCATTCTGGTCCTGCCCTCACCACCTCTGTAGCATCTGGCTTCCATAGCTATAGCCAGGTCATCTGCTCTCTTAAATGCACTGACGAAGAGAGGTACAAGCACAGGAATAAAGCTTTTTGCCCGCTGCACAAGATTTCCTGTATCAAAATCTGCGCCCCTTGCAGCCTGAGCTTTCATTATCTTATCTGTTTCTTCCAGAAGAGTTGGAATAAACCTTAATGCAATAGTCATCATCATGGCTATTTCATGAACCGGTACTCTTATGCGCTTTAAAGGCCCCATAAGTTTTTCTATCCCATCCGTCAGAAGTATTGGTGTAGTAGTCAAAGTAAGCAGAGAGGCCCCAATTATAAGTAATGAAAGCCTTAGTGTCATTTTAGCTGTAAGATCCAACCCTTCATACGTGACCTTTATGATACCCAGCTCCACGATGGGTGTTCCTTTTGTCGTAAACAGGTTTATGACAGCAGTGAAGATGATTATGAACAAAACCGGCTTTAAACCCTTTATTGTATACTTCAACGGAATATCTGATGCAATAATCACCACCAAAGTGAACATGGCAAGCATACCAAATCCCATATAAGTATCTATAATAAAAACAGCAGTCATATATATGATAGTCAGAATAATTTTTATCCTGGAATCAGCCCTGTGAAGGAAGGATTCTCCAGGTATATACTGACCCAGAGTAATATCCTTAATCATAGCTTTACCCCTCTCAGATATTTCATGATTTCCGATTTTGCCTCTTCTACAGTAAATACACCATCCGCGATGTTTGGAAAGGTTTTTTTCAGCTTTTTTATAAGATATGTTATCTGGGGAGCGGAAAGTCCTACGCTTTCTAGCTTTTCTACATCTTTAAACACATCTGCAGGTGTTCCATCCATCTCAATCATTCCTTTATTCATTACAATAACTCTTTCTGCAAACCTTGCAATATCCTCCATGCTGTGCGAAACCAAAACAATGGTTATTCCAAGCCTTTTATGCATTCCTGATATGAATTTAAAAACCTCATCCCGTCCCTTGGGATCAAGACCCGCTGTCGGTTCATCCAGCACCAGTATACCCGGATTCATAACAAGAACCCCTGCAATAGCTACCCGCCTCTTCTGACCTCCGGATAATTCAAACGGAGACTTTTGCAGAATAGATTCATCCACCCCTACAATGCTAAGTGTATCATACACCCTTTTCTTTATCTCATCTTCCCCTAACCCCTGCTTAATAAGCCCAAAGGCAATATCCTTGTATACTGTCTCCTCAAAAAGCTGATGTTCAGGGTATTGGAATATGATACCTACATGCTGTCTGAGCTCCTTAAGATTCTTACCCGAAGTATCTATATCATTAATTATAACTCTTCCTGCAGTAGGCTTTAATAATCCATTCAGATGCTGTACCAGGGTGGATTTACCAGACCCAGTATGCCCTATAATCCCCACAAACTCACCTGTATTTATCTTCAGGGTTACATTGTTTAAAGCGTTCCTTTCAAAGGGACTGCCTTTCATATATATATGTGTAAGGTTTTCAATAACAATCGACATGTATATCTCCTAATTCCAATAATTGTTTTAAAATTAACAATTACTCTATATTAATTATATAGATTACGTTTATAACTTCAAGTATATTTTATATTCGTAGCGAAAATACTACCCCACAACAGGTATTTATAGGATATAATTAATAAAGAAACAGTATTCAAAAATTAAGCAAGCGAGTATATCAACTGAAAGGATGACCTGGATGGACGAACATTACTATACCATAAACCCTACATCAGAAATAAAAGAGAAGAGCTATTCCTACACAATAAAAGACAAAACTTTGAGTTTTGTTGCAGTAAGTGGGGTATTCTCTTTTGACCTAAGAGTAGATAAGGCTTCTGAGCTCCTTATAAAAAATTTTACTCCATCGGCTTCTTCAATACTGGACATGGGATGTGGATATGGCCCTATCGGACTGTTTATCAAAAGCATATTCCCTGATCAAAGAGTATATATGACAGATATAAACAATAGAGCCATTGAATATGCAAAACTCAATGCAAAAAATAACAGGCTTGAAGTAAACATATGTCAGAGTGACCTTTTTTCAAATCTGACTAACAAGAAATTTGACGATATAGTGTCAAATCCTCCTATTGCTGCTGGAAAAAAGCTACTGACCGGCTTTATAAATGACTCAAAAAATTATTTGAACCCAAACGGATCATTATGGCTTGTTGCATTCCACAACAAGGGCGGCTCAACTCTAAAGGAAATCATGAACAAAGCCTTCGGCAATGTAGAAGATATAGAAAAGAGCGGCGGAATACGGGTGTACAAAGCAGTTAATCGATAGTATCTATAAGTAGAGCAATGACTGCCCTATTTACGTATATGTTTTTGCACTATTCTTATTAAGCAGGTTTACAAGATACTCATATGCCTCTTCCACATTCAGTATATCCTCAGGCAGACTTATACCCTCTTTTCTCAATTCATAAAGAAGCTCCGTCACCTGAGGTACATCAAGTCCTAATCCCTTTACTTTTTGAACATCCCTGAATACTGCCCTTGGCGTCCCCTGCATCACTAACTGTCCTTTATCTATTACAATAACCCTATCCGCCAGAGTTGCTTCATCCATATGATGGGTAATATGTATAATTGTAATTTTTTCTTCTTCATTTAGTTTTTTAAGAACATTCATTACTTCTCTTCTACCTATTGGGTCAAGCATTGATGTTGCTTCATCCAATACTATACACTTTGGTTTCATTGCCAGAATACCAGCTATTGCCACTCGCTGCTTTTGTCCACCCGATAGCAGGTGAGGTGCATTTTTTGCGTATTCAGAGATACCTACCGTTTTTAGTGCTGCATCAACTCTTTCCCTTATTTCCTCAGGCTGGATGCCAAGATTTTCAGGCCCAAATGCTACATCCTCTTCTACTACTGTCCCTACAATCTGGTTGTCAGGATTCTGAAACACCATACCAGCAGTTCTTCTTATGTCCCATACTAACTGTTCATCTCTGGTACTTATACCCTTTATATAAACAGTACCGCTTGCAGGAAGCAAAAGCGCGTTGACAAGTCTGGCAAAAGTAGACTTTCCTGAACCGTTTCGCCCTAAAATTACAACAAATTCGCCCTCATCAATATTTATGTCAATATCCGTCAAAGCACGGACTCCAACATTTTCTTCGCTATGTGATTTATATATATAGCTTACATTTTCCACGGATATAAATCTCTTCATACTAACACCACTCTTATAAGATAATATTTCTAAGTTTGTCTTCCATAAAATTTTATCATTATTTTCTTCTAATAAAAAGGCTCAACTAAATTTCCTTTATCTATAACCTGCATACAAATAAAATTAGGGATTAAGCTCACATAAGTTAAATCACTTACGATAACCTAATCCCACTTTTATCATTTTATATTAATTAAACTAATTCAAGAAGAACTACTTCAGCAGCGTCTCCTCTTCTAGGTCCGAGTTTGTATATTCTTGTGTACCCGCCGTTTTTGTCCTTATATTTCGGAGCTATTTCATTGAATAATTTATCTGCCAGGTTTACTGCTTTACCATCAGCATCTTTAACTCTGTAAAGCCATGCCATAGCCTGTCTTCTTGCATGAAGTCTTGTAGGGCTGTCTACTGTAACCATATCAGTCTTCTCTTCCCTGTCAACTACCTCATACTTCTTACCGTTTTTAGATGTAGCAGTTTTAGTAATTTTTTTACCAGCACTATCGAGTTTAGCAACTGTAACTTTAACCTGCTTTGAAGTAAAGTTATCAACTTCTTTGATAGCTGTTGCTATCAGTTTTTCAGCAATATTTTTAACTTCCTTGGCTCTAGCCTCAGTTGTTTCTATTTTACCATTTTCAAACAAAGATGTAACAAGGCCTTTTAATATAGCCTTTCTTTGATCGGTAGCACGTCCTAACTTCCTTTGAAGTGCCATTTGCTAATTCCCTCCTTCACTTAGAAATCTTAGTCTTCACTTGGAGCAAGTGATAATCCCAAAGCTTGAAGCTTCTGGAGAACTTCTTCAAGAGACTTCCGTCCGAGATTTCTTACTTTCATCATATCTTCCTCGGTTCTATTTGTCAGATCCTCAACAGTATTTATACCTGCTCTCTTTAAGCAGTTATAGGATCTAACTGAAAGATCCAGTTCCTCTATAGTCATTTCCAGAACCTTTTCTTTCTTAGTCTCTTCCTTCTCTACCATGATTTCTGTATGCTTAGCATTGTCAGATAAATCAATGAACAGATTAAGGTGTTCGTTTAATATTTTTGCTCCTAAACTGATTGCCTCATCAGGTTTTATACTTCCGTTAGTCCAAACTTCCAGTGTCAACTTGTCATAGTCAGTTACCTGTCCTACGCGGGTATTCTCCACTGTATAGTTCACTTTCTTTACAGGAGTATAAATGGAGTCTACCGGTATAACTCCAATCGGCTGTCCCGGCTGTTTATTCTTTTCAGCCGATATATAACCTCTTCCTTTGCTTATGGTCATTTCCATATATAATCTATGGTCACCATTTAATGTAGCAATGTGCATATCAGGATTTAAAATCTCTACATCTGCATCTGCTTTAATATCTGCAGCTGTAACCGGTCCTTCACCATCAGCGTCAATATATACTATCTTCTGTCCTTCACTGTGAAGCTTTAGAGACAACGCTTTGATGTTAAGTATTATTTCTGTAACATCTTCAACAACTCCAGGAATTGTTGAAAATTCATGCAAAACTCCATCAATCTTTATAGAGGTTACAGCAACACCTGGCAAGGAAGATAAAAGAATTCTTCTTAATGAATTTCCAAGAGTTATTCCATATCCTCTTTCAAGCGGCTCAATAACAAATTTTCCATAAGTGTTGTCTTCACTGCTAGCTACACATTCTATTTTCGGCTTTTCTATTTCTATCACCAAAAACCCTCCCTTATCAAACTTTTTAAACAAGTTTTCATCCGTTTAAACTGTTCCGCGTTTAAACTAAGCAAAACTTCTATTCTTTTGAGGGCAACTGATTCATAATTCGTTATTTCTGGCGTATATATAACAAAATACTTTATTCCTGATTGTGTAGAATCTTCAGTTGCTGTTCCAAGTATAGTTATCTTTAATTCATTACTTGGAATATAACTCAACTATAAGGTGTTCCTTGATTGGTAGATCAATGTCTTCTCTTGAAGGCATTGCAACAACCTTACCAGTCAGATTCTCAGCATCAAATTCCATCCACTTCGGAATAACTTTGCTTCCAGTTATTTCAGTAACTGACTTTATTTTGGGTGAGCTTTTGCTCTTATCCTTTACTGCAATCACATCTCCTACTTTTAGCAAATAGGAAGGTATATCAACCTTTTGTCCATTTACAGTAAAGTGTGCATGTTTAACCAACTGTCTTGCTTCCGGTCTGGATGTAGCAAGGCCAAGTCTGTAAACTGCATTATCAAG
Coding sequences within:
- a CDS encoding DNA-directed RNA polymerase subunit alpha — translated: MIEIEKPKIECVASSEDNTYGKFVIEPLERGYGITLGNSLRRILLSSLPGVAVTSIKIDGVLHEFSTIPGVVEDVTEIILNIKALSLKLHSEGQKIVYIDADGEGPVTAADIKADADVEILNPDMHIATLNGDHRLYMEMTISKGRGYISAEKNKQPGQPIGVIPVDSIYTPVKKVNYTVENTRVGQVTDYDKLTLEVWTNGSIKPDEAISLGAKILNEHLNLFIDLSDNAKHTEIMVEKEETKKEKVLEMTIEELDLSVRSYNCLKRAGINTVEDLTNRTEEDMMKVRNLGRKSLEEVLQKLQALGLSLAPSED
- a CDS encoding extracellular solute-binding protein, with translation MSFKKVIALCLALVMLAGITACSSDDTGSGASQISIYVLEYDTNTKNAIKKFNSEHKDVQIKEKVFFNDQVKEFEDTLKSEIATGGGPDVIVANTFSIPNLSQYMDRGAFCDLKGLIDNDKSFKMSEYNEKVLSYGEYKGKRYLIPLFYNLSALFTTKDQMENNNVTLDISKLSLDELITSARELMKVNSDKEKYFLNEIDIKPLLQSLDTPIIDYEKKEAAVDTTELAMLMEKYKGLYPAFVPADHMAKEYSISSISDILVNDKAVMAGGMVTGPKNLWQNYSSFKSEVDPVLYPIPSLDGKKHVTADISVVAAINEKCKNKKAAFDFIKLMLSNEFQGNDFASGIPVNKEAYEKLKKECIDGPSGDNMSFNPGRGGGCKTDVTIKKLIEQLDALVDGMQESRYIDNEAFNIIREELQKFIKENIKASEAVDRIRERINSYLKSELKTEINEEAKNKVKAAEGTKASSSLKLYYVDFQMFVTNTVREFNEKYPDVYIDAKSFSFSQYEEYRNTLATEVMAGEGPDVVIFKPDFFNSLRKTLSSGAFCDMNELIKGDKGFNLSDYNEKVLNAGNIEGKRYFIPLRYDIDMFATSKKILEKNNIKIEEGNWTWNTLGEYVRQFLKKNPTKKFFDSNFSFKNILKNCEIELVDYKNKKSYFSSKEFIGLLKVYKDIEKAIGTDEDYQKYSTPAGLLGNNAAVMITERGLGSPERLMSSNSLYKSVLGEDMELLAMPTCTGVKSVTPEISDLVAINSKCKDKKSAFEFVKLLLSKDLQKTLDSHGNPNITIGYPVNLKAYIEDAEYYSSDKAKGMEYNYGSGSFKSIPLTKNLTDRISSLVERAEIRMAHDSQIGKIVNETLNDYLAVKKTAEQAAREMDDKVMLFLNE
- a CDS encoding 50S ribosomal protein L17, giving the protein MALQRKLGRATDQRKAILKGLVTSLFENGKIETTEARAKEVKNIAEKLIATAIKEVDNFTSKQVKVTVAKLDSAGKKITKTATSKNGKKYEVVDREEKTDMVTVDSPTRLHARRQAMAWLYRVKDADGKAVNLADKLFNEIAPKYKDKNGGYTRIYKLGPRRGDAAEVVLLELV
- the rpsD gene encoding 30S ribosomal protein S4; translation: MARYTDASCRLCRREGEKLFLKGERCYTNKCSVAKRVYAPGQHGQQKKKLSEYGIQLREKQKVRRFYGVLEGQFRKYFEMAASKKGITGENLLQTLELRLDNAVYRLGLATSRPEARQLVKHAHFTVNGQKVDIPSYLLKVGDVIAVKDKSKSSPKIKSVTEITGSKVIPKWMEFDAENLTGKVVAMPSREDIDLPIKEHLIVELYSK
- a CDS encoding methyltransferase encodes the protein MDEHYYTINPTSEIKEKSYSYTIKDKTLSFVAVSGVFSFDLRVDKASELLIKNFTPSASSILDMGCGYGPIGLFIKSIFPDQRVYMTDINNRAIEYAKLNAKNNRLEVNICQSDLFSNLTNKKFDDIVSNPPIAAGKKLLTGFINDSKNYLNPNGSLWLVAFHNKGGSTLKEIMNKAFGNVEDIEKSGGIRVYKAVNR
- a CDS encoding carbohydrate ABC transporter permease; the encoded protein is MSIKTLGMRGGIGNICRYVILFSVSVVLLFPVAYMLTNSFMDSKEVAETYNTVADNGDIQNKRQDTVSFKLIPESVSFMQYYNVLLRKPKFLIMFWNSVIITIPIIIGQIIVSSMAAYAFSKLSFPFRDKIFFLYIIVMMMPFQVTLVPNYIMLKQLDMLGTYAAVIMPGVFSTFGVFLLRQFMMYIPNHYCEAAKIDGAGYFRTFTGVMLPQCKGALASLAILVFIDNWNMVEQPLIFLKNVNMHPLSVFLSRINSEDIGIAFACGLLYMIPALLVFLYGEDFLIEGIQLSGIK
- a CDS encoding efflux RND transporter periplasmic adaptor subunit; translation: MENANITTGMKPRKRLIRGFSAIFIIIVIILTFFSKTINNFLLPEVECGSPRSGILQTEIRAKGEVRVESTEKIFAYGDWRVTNVRIKEGSTVKKGEELARVEVGDVKLDVKRKELDIIKLENELQKYRENFQSVDLETYERKITQAGKDAAKAERELETATTLYESGAESRKSVGEAEEKLEKAKLEYETVQKELENKKDEIIRNSNEYQRYINEKEAELQLKNLEFANLQSKLPKDGIIRSPIDGFVKTISTEKGATSSSGQVLFEITGKSSEITIQWKLNANKSKELKEGGRADFELKDDSHFTFDGKITEKRYLSNEDMYIFISRVKNDKGNLKDGQEVEVNITKKSREYRLIVPKNSVVKQSGKDAVFVLKERGGALGEEHYVEMIYVRVEETDDFDAAISGVIDTESRVVSYWSKELVDKAQVKLR
- a CDS encoding energy-coupling factor transporter ATPase, whose product is MKRFISVENVSYIYKSHSEENVGVRALTDIDINIDEGEFVVILGRNGSGKSTFARLVNALLLPASGTVYIKGISTRDEQLVWDIRRTAGMVFQNPDNQIVGTVVEEDVAFGPENLGIQPEEIRERVDAALKTVGISEYAKNAPHLLSGGQKQRVAIAGILAMKPKCIVLDEATSMLDPIGRREVMNVLKKLNEEEKITIIHITHHMDEATLADRVIVIDKGQLVMQGTPRAVFRDVQKVKGLGLDVPQVTELLYELRKEGISLPEDILNVEEAYEYLVNLLNKNSAKTYT
- a CDS encoding sugar ABC transporter permease; translated protein: MKKNILSEDRGVIRLKTREAAAGYLFAVPSLLGFSLFFMIPFVISLYYCFTRGIGGSEFAGLDNFKELLNSGSFLLASKNTLIFNAISVPLIILLSFFFALLLNGKIKGVSYFRSFFILPLVLPVASVILVWQIMFDENGALSGIAAFFGIGPVDWMRTRWSVVVLVMLYIWKNCGYNVVLFLAGLANIPAEYYEAARMDGAGRFRCMTSITIPFLAPTAFFVFIISIINSFKVFREAYLLAGSYPDMHIYLLQHFMNNNFFNLSYQKLTTAAFILTVVIAFLVSFLFKMESRFGRNIG
- a CDS encoding energy-coupling factor transporter ATPase; this encodes MSIVIENLTHIYMKGSPFERNALNNVTLKINTGEFVGIIGHTGSGKSTLVQHLNGLLKPTAGRVIINDIDTSGKNLKELRQHVGIIFQYPEHQLFEETVYKDIAFGLIKQGLGEDEIKKRVYDTLSIVGVDESILQKSPFELSGGQKRRVAIAGVLVMNPGILVLDEPTAGLDPKGRDEVFKFISGMHKRLGITIVLVSHSMEDIARFAERVIVMNKGMIEMDGTPADVFKDVEKLESVGLSAPQITYLIKKLKKTFPNIADGVFTVEEAKSEIMKYLRGVKL
- a CDS encoding energy-coupling factor transporter transmembrane protein EcfT — translated: MIKDITLGQYIPGESFLHRADSRIKIILTIIYMTAVFIIDTYMGFGMLAMFTLVVIIASDIPLKYTIKGLKPVLFIIIFTAVINLFTTKGTPIVELGIIKVTYEGLDLTAKMTLRLSLLIIGASLLTLTTTPILLTDGIEKLMGPLKRIRVPVHEIAMMMTIALRFIPTLLEETDKIMKAQAARGADFDTGNLVQRAKSFIPVLVPLFVSAFKRADDLAIAMEARCYRGGEGRTRMKQLKLGRIDFVVSMVMVVFVAFVIYLEY